In Penaeus vannamei isolate JL-2024 chromosome 24, ASM4276789v1, whole genome shotgun sequence, the genomic stretch GCCTGATTCGACCAAATGCTGAATGGCCTCGTCAAATTTGTACTTCCAGGCCGTGTTCTTTTGGAAGTACCAGCACAGGTGTCCTGGGTACAGCTGTTCCCGCAGCATGTACGCGTTCTTCACCTGCGGAATGCGTTAGCGACGTGAAATTGACAAAATTgtaatcctctcttctctctccttcattctccgtgtttgttggtgttatcattatcgtgtatgtatgtgtatgtatatatatatatatatatatatatatatatatatatatatatatatatatatatatatatatatatatatttatatatatatatacatatatacatatatatacatatatatacatatatatatatatatatatatatatatgtatatttacaaacatatatttatatatataaacatatatgtatatatataatatatgtatatatatacacatatgtatatatatatacatatatatacatatatatacatatatatacatatatatacatatatatatacattatatatatattcatatatatatacataaatatgtatatatacatatatatatatatatgtatatatacatacatatatatatatatatatatatatatatatatatatatttatatatatatatatatatatatatatatatatatatatatatatacatgtatatatatacatatatatatatatatatatatatatatatatatatgtatatatacatatatatatatatatatatatgtatgtatatatatatatatatatatatatatatatatatgtatgtatatatatatatatatatatatatatatatatatatatatgtatatatatttatatatatatgtatatatgtatatatatatatatatacatatatatgtatatatatacgtatatgtatatatatgtatatatctgtgtgtgtatgtatatatatatatatatatatatatatatatatatatatatatatatacatatatatatatatatatatatatatatatacatataaacattcatgcaaaaatagagaaacaaaaatatatagatatatatgtatggacggaCAAACGTATCAACCTAGAtggataatatacacacacacctccccttcatccctcgtACCTTATATCTGTCGAATATGTACACGACACTATACGAGTAACTCTCGATGTAGGCGTGGGTGCCGTTGAGCACAGGGTACATGGACTCGTCGTCAGTGGAGTGCAGGTCGAGCCTCTCCCCCAGGGTGCGGTAGTGAGGGTCCTTGGACGTCCTGAGGGCGCCGGGCACGAACTCGCCGTAGTCGTACATGGACACCCTGGGCGGCAGCGCAGttttggaggaggaagggcggtgggatttgtttttcctttggctttgattttagcattattgttatcatgattttgttattattactgttatcaatatcataattatcattatcattatcatcgttaacatcaccatcatcattaataacgtgttatttttaatcattaataactagtgttatttttctaatatcatcaatataattaccataattatcattactgttgttgctctttcaccatgatgatcattatcattattattattatcattattattattatcaccaccattattgtgcatatcattatcataatcattatagctaCACAATATTTTTATGCCATTATTTTtctaagtagtagtagtagtagcagcttcACTGTAACTACCATCATAAGATTATCAGTGTCATTTgagttatcattaatagtattagtaatattaccgttattatcaatgctattattaatgAACATTCATCTCAGTCTGTAGCAATATTCCCTGTTATTTAGGGCAAAACCATGACCGTTGACTACTGGCAACCATGTCTCGAGCGACGATGCTTCCGGGACGTACCTGTAATCGCTCTCGGCGAGCTGCTGGACGGTCTGGATGCGTCCGGGGAAGACCGGGATGGTGAGGAAGGCGATGAGGTTGGCCGTGTAGGCGGTGGTCAGGATGAAGCAGTACAGCCACCACGACCCCACGAACAGGCGCTGCCAGTGGGCCTTCGGCAGGCGCGGGATGCTGTTGTTGAACATCGCCCGCAGGAGGTACGGCCACGTGGAGCCCACGCCACCTAAGAAAGGCTCGGGCTGTAACATATCCTGTTGGAAGAGGTAGTATGATACAATAGTTACAAACACAAATGTCATTACCGTTTTATTGCCCTGACCCAGCTATTAGATTTTCCATTGAAAGCGGTACCGAAAGCACTCTTTACCTGTATCAGCATGACGATGACGGTGAGCACGAAGGTGGCTGTGACGGAAGCCCAAACTTCAAGTGTAAAAGGGTAGTAGACACTTCGCCatttcgggagggagggaggcctcaAGAGAGCCAGACCAAAGCCTTCGTTCCAGTAGGACACGCTGTGGTCGAAGGCTTCAATCCGCTCGTTTGTGTATCCGAAGTAGTTCACGGTGAAATTCTTGTCCTTCGAGTGCACCATGCCCAGCATTCCAGTCCAGGAACCATTCTCGAAGTCTCCCCAGTTCAGGTCGGGAGGTTCGGTGGTAAGGTGGTACGTGTAGTTGAGACGACGAGCCATCGCATCTAGCATCTCCACCTCCACGCCGTCGCCTTCGCCTTCAGGCCCTGTTTTGGACTGGTGCAGGTAGGGGTAGTCGTCGAACCAAGTCCCGAGCCAGAAATTGTATCCCTCGAATGACGGAAAACGATCAACAAAAATACTTTCGAAGCTAAGAAACGTCTCGGTATTCCAGGGGCCAAGTAACCGAATGGGATTTTCTCTGGCGAAAGGGAAATAGGTATACACATTGATGTGCCTGGCTTTCAACTCATTGGTCCTTTCGCTAGATCCCAAAAGAACGATTTTTTCAGGTCCCTTAAAGCCTTCGTACTGAAGAACTTTCTTAATATTAGTCTTGGTAAATGGGAACACCACCAAATATTTAGGGTTCCACTGCAGCGATACCGAGTCGAAGAAGGGTCGAAAATCCTCCTGAAAGACGACTACATGAACCATGTGGCCTCCTCGTAGCACTGCCGAAGTCTGGTTTTGAGACCACTGATCGCCATCGTGTTCTAAATTTACCAAGACGTGGTCATTCGTTCGGAATGCCTGGAGCCTGAAGAGGCGATCGAGGACCTCAACACCAAGAGAGGGATCGAAGTAAAGGACAGTCTTCCACCCATGCAAAGGACCACGGAGGAGTTCCTGTAGTGTCTGTAGATGCAAAGAAGTGCCAGGGTTTGTTATCTTCGTTGCTAGTGATGGAAGGTTAGCGTGTATCagcagaaggcgaagaagaagaatggttcCCAAAAGAATTCCACTTGCGATGCCCATGTCGACGGAGTCCCGTCGTAGAGAAGAATGGATATCACTAACGTTATCATTACGTTTTATTCTGTCAGTCAAAATTTCTGGCATGAAATAGTCATAACGAATGATAGGAACAGCTGAAAAAAGTATACATTTAGTCACACGCAAAGGGTTCGGAAAATTTTATCGTGAAGCTTAActgcgtgtgtgttcataattacatcaatattctctctctctctctctctctccctctctctctctctctctctctctctctctctctctctctctctctctctctctctctctctctctctctctctctctctctctctctctctctctcactttcttctcttctatctctcgctctctctctctcattttcagtaTGTGTGCGAATGCGTCTGTTTTACCTGAACTTTCATGTTTGTTAATGAGTTTTGTAAAGCACAAGCGAGTTTGTTTTCCCAGTTAATGCCTGCCTATGTGCAGGTATAaactgtgggtgtttgtgttcaaGTGTAAAAGTGAAACAAAATGATACAGACACTTATTTATGTCAGCAATGTAATAACATCATGCCCTAAATTGCCATGCTATAGACAATTAATCGGCGCGTACATTCCGAAACTCTTGTGGAGTTAAATTGCCCAGTAGTTCCTCGCACACACGTTTACGTGTGTTGACTATATCATAACTAGCTCGGGGCTTCCCGGCTAGAAGGGCATGTTCCCCACCCTTGCCCAAATGTCTCAACTTCTGTGGGaagtgaccacacacacacataatatatatatatatatatatatatatatatatatatatatatatatatatatatatatatatatatatatatatacatgtatgtatatacacgtgtgtgtgtgtgtgtgtgtgtgtgtgtgtgtgtgtgtgtgtgtgtgtgtgtgtgtgtgtgtgtgtgtgtgtgtgtgtgtgtgtgtgtgtgtgtgtgtgtgtgtgtgtgtgtgctgtcatgATCCAGTTTCtgaaccccctcccctgcccctcacaCCAGTCTGCGCGACGTGGCATGTGGGGGAGAAGAGTTGTTGGGAGGGATACGGGAGGTGGAAGTAGGGGCGAGGTCTAACTCGTTGGCTTCAAATGCTATCACAGCGCATCGCACGCATGAATTAGCGATCATATTATTACCTGGTGTATACAATTTTAGATTACGTGATCAATTCTTAAAAGTGATGCAATCATTATGCCAGTGTCGGTGGTGTGGGAGTGAATTCTGCCCTCCAGGTCTCTTGTGGTGGCGGTGTTGAGTAAGATAaattaagtaaagaaaaaagtgattggTGTCACTTAATTTATCCCAATGCCCTCTACCTTTTACTCTATATTACATGTTCTGATGAGTATTCACGGTTGAGCATATTGCGAGAGTGGATATAATTCATTTGTTctgatgaataaattaatttgCGTGAACAGTAAAACATAAGTGTTCTTAAAGTTACTCAGTTGGAGTGCCATAATCTTACGATTCAATGTGGAACTTACCCAGGTATTCCTGTGAGGGTATAAGAGAATGTAAATTAGGCTTCCAACAGGCTTATTACTGTGGTAGCTAAGGTGTTTTTAGAATCAGTCAGCAGATCGGTATCAtggcaaagactatatacgaaagataggaaagcatggcaaGCAAAGACTATATATGAAAGACAGGAAGCATGCTATCTAACGCATTTTAAAAGATATGAGGTCCCCGgtcgtccaccagcgccatctgttgactcgacgcccaactaaacgCCTGACGTCGTTCAGTGGGGGTGTGCTCACTCGGGCTCATGTTTTTGGTCAGTTCAGACTTATTCAGAGGGGGTTGTGAATAGCTTATttactaataaataaatgaataaataaatatatatatatacacatatatatatatatatatatatatatatatatatatatatatatatatatatatatatatatgtgtgtgtgtgtgtgtgtgtgtgtgtgtgtgtgtgtgtgtgtgtgtgtgtgtgtgtgtgtgtgtgtgtgtgtgtgtgtgtgtatgtaattcatATCGCATCATGACTTTgtagtagcatttattttcttcatataattcttTCCCAGCCCGAAAGTACCCATTCGGCAATTTAAGGCTGGTTAACAACTGTAAATTGGTAGTTCATACATGCACGGCATACATACGGCGTATACAACATGCCATATACAGAACGCATTAAACCACGTGGCACAATgaacttgtaggcctacagtcacataatattagtgacatataatgtatatgattgtattgccaaacatgcatcaatacatagaaattgagtatgataaattaaagaaaattattacaatatctttattagaataataacaaaatctatCGTCAGCTTACGTCAAATTGTAGATTAAGGCTTGCACTCTAATAATAAGTAGATTTTGACCTCTACTCTTGTTTAGACGGGCGTCATGACTTGAcacctttaccaatcaaaatgatttaaatatatatcttgcTTATGTCAATTTAAAGATCACACATCTTAggttatatgtaaaaaaaaaaaaaaaaaaaaaaaaaaaaattacaaacctttctttttccttggaaaaaatatgatattcaagttgtttattctcttcttttttgctttttacaagCAATACAAGGATAAGACTTCCCTATCAATGTCGGAACTGTCATTCCAATTTTCGTgcttctatgtaaacaaacaaacggtatgagatgacgtcaggGGATGCTCACTAACGCCATCTGTTGCGCCAACGCCGcattactcacaggattttgctcgactttccggtctttcgtagatagtctttgGCCCCAACGGTTAGTgtgatatctgaacaatagacgGCGCTGTGTACGCGATGTGTCGTATGTTTGTTTACTACCGTGAAACGTTATTTATTCAAAATGGTAGGAAAGGGATTGattctcttttttcatgtttcatgcttccttttctgttttagcTGTAGGCCTGCTTTCATTAATGCTTCCATTGATGATGATTtggaatcaaataaagaaatgttttacataaatgttttatatatcgtTGActtaatgacaaaataaaaatgaatgaaaaacatgaaaGTTGTTAATGCCGAATGGATGTAGAGTATGTTTGAATTGAAGTTCGTATTCTTTGTATTGATACCAAAGatattttctgaaaaaaatacaGTATTTAAACTGGAATAATATTATGAtgacatgtaaatatgcatacacacgagcTAATTATTTGATAAATGTTTTATTGTAATATTCTAAAAAACTTCAAAATTTTATTCTTATGTATGTAAAGAaatctgtaagaaaaaaaaaaacagttgttaGATAATGGAATGACTATATAATTCCATGtaaagttatatatgtgtgtgaattaatTACTTGATGAATATATTTCGgctcattaataaaaaaaaatgcaaaacttcaattgaaactaaatctttaaaatcaaaacaaaaatttgCAAATTTATACAAATTTATAGTCTCCCTTTCTTAGAAACATATATGAACAATAGATGGGGCTGTAAGAAGTTTTGGCCCTCACTTTTTAACGGTGTAATGCttgctttcttatctttcatatataGTCTTTGGTGTCAATCATGGTAGAGGGGGAAATAATAGGCTTTATCAGTATCGGCCTTATCTGCAATTTCTTGcagttctttgatttttttgcTTTCTAATTTTAAGTAATATTAAGTCTTAACTCTGCCCACACAGGCGTCCCAAGCTGTCCTTTCAGCTCGCCGACACGAATGCGTGATTCACCGCCGGATTGGTAAAATGCtacttgtattttattttgtaactCTTCATTTAGCCACTTATGAGGTATTTAAAAGATGTTTTATAATGAAacgtatgtagaaaaggtaaaaaattaTGCAGCAAGGTATAACGTCTAATGTCAGTAAAACGCAATGCAACTGATATTGAAGACAACATCGATAGATGGGGGATAAATAATCGTTTGAATTTCTTTACGTGACTTATCTATATCTTTAAACTCACAAGAGACTAACTATGATTGCTttttaataagaaaaaagtatttaAATGAATAATGGATATACTACATGTGTTTTAAGATGAATCAAATATACTGTCGAAGTACAGAGTCAAAGACGGAGTAAAACTTTTGTATACATTTTGATAGGCAGCAAGGGAGCCTTCGAATAAAGCTCCACAAATACCAAGATATTACCGTTTCTTCGTATCTTGCATGTAAATTTTCattacatatgataataatgataatgagaatagtaatgataataaaaactacatataaatcatgattgttattgttgtaagtaTAGAATCGAAATAATAAGCATGACAGAAACAATTTCCTATCGATATCTGCTATCGAAATAGAAGCAAGAATAGTCGACGTAATTAATTAATGTACGCAAAGTGAATGTATTAGTTTAATTATGATCACTGTCGttgtactgttattgttattatcattgtcattcctaatattatacattttatcattatcattattgtaccatcatttaccattatattatcaaacatcactatattgataatattctTAACAGTAGTGGTATAGGAAGGTAGGAATGTGGAAGTCAATAGAGTAACTTATGCTTGCTTTGAGGCTACGAATCTGTGCGTACGAGTTgttacagacaatatatatatatatatatatatatatatatatatatatatatatatatacatatatatatatgtatatatatatatgtatgtatatatatgtatatatatatatgtttatatatgtatatgtgtgtatatatgtacacacacacacacacacacacacacacacacacatatatatatatatatatatatatatatatatatatatatatatatatatatatatatatatatatatatatatatatatgtattattacacacaaatatatatatatatatatatatatatatatatatatatatatatatatatatatatatgtatatatatacattatatatatatatatatattatatatatatacatatatatacatatatatatatatatatatatatatatatacacgtatacatatgtatatatgtgtatattattgtaCAAAAGTATTTCGGACCCGCACAGATGCTGACGTGTGTATGCCCTTGGAAAAATCTGTAACCTTTGAGAGGGTCTCAGACAGCAGGaatgttttaaaaatataattagaATGACTTCTTGCTCCctaatttttaaaagaaaaatgcagaaaaGAATTCTAAGTTATGCAAATGAAGACGAGAAACAACCTTTTAAGTTATGCGACCGCGACATATCCAATGAAAAAGAGGAGGGTTTGTTTTTTAACATGGAATAGTCACTGTATTTATGCGCGGCCTCCGAGATGGAGCTCCACCCAAAGCTAATCTCTTGGCTCGTCTCTCATTTTGATTTGTGAATAAACTGAATGTCacttaaggatgataatgagggtgatgatggtgatgattatcataatcatcatcatcatcattatcatcatcatatcatcatcatcatcatcatcatcaataatattattatcatcatcattaataatatcattattattattgttactggtattattattaccatggttatcattatcatcatttatacaaTTGATGTTATTTCCGTGtcagttgttgtcattatcattatatcttcttattatttttgtgattataatcattattattactatcattacacatattatttttattgttgttgttttaatcatcatcatcatcatcgtcgtcgtcgtcgtcgtcattgtcatcatcatcctcatcttcaccctcttcatcattgcttttattatcattactatcattatcatcattactgttatcattattatcaccattattatcattacaaatagtattattgttattatcattattgttatcgctatcattaatgttattgttattgttattagttctgttaatgttattgttattattgttattgttattactgttattgatattattgttgtcattatcatcattattacttttgttatcattatcaatactagtatcattattattatcattattattattgttgttgttgttgttggttattattattatcactataattattatcattatcattattattattgttgttgttattgttattgttattgttattgttgttattgttattgttattgttgttattgttattgttattgttattgttattgttattgttattatcattatcattatcattatcattattattattattattattatcattatcattattattattattattattattattattattattattattattattattagtagtagtagtagtagtagtagtagtagtagtagtagtagtagtagtagtagtagtagtagtagtagtagtatcattattattatcattatgatcattattgttattgttactatccttctcattattattattattgttatattattatcactattatcaatatcattatttcattattatcataattactattattctgttaccatcgttatcattattattatcatggttatcataattagtattgttatcagtatttacatttatatttgcattattagtaatatcatcagcatccttgtccttatcattattattaataatatccttgatattattaccaatattagtattaccatcatcattattcaaatgtttttctttatcaacatcatcattattattattactataatttctttattatcatcctcatcatcactattattattatcatgcctactactaatttcatcatcattgttatcctcaccacatcatcattaacattatttttaccactattattactgtcattagcattgttattatcattatgaacatttctattgttgttgatatcttcataatcatatctttattatcatcattattgttattgttatcattattgttatcattatcattattaatattatcaatattatcatcattattttgtttcattattgttattgtaagcaTCTCCATCAGTaaccattgctgttatttttcttggttatttttattaccatcatcaacgtaactgtcatcattattttcactgtttaTGCTGTAGTTGCCTTTTCATCATCGTCACTGTCACTATTTTCATGACTTATATGAGTAAGAGGTGATGGTCAACATTGATTCTTTAGTAccatttaataattatcattgacaAGTGAATTCAATCTGGCAAGTAGTTTTAACACAAATTGACCTAGAAGTGTGCCTCGTAAAATATAAGGTTCTAAAAATGTAAAAGAACAGAAGGATGAACCGTATAcagttgacaaatgtaaaaaaggtatgaatgagaatgaacatattcacagtacaagagatgtgtttaacTGGTTTCTGTTATGTCTTCGttagatataatatacattcgAAAATGGTTAAGTACATTTCTTCTATTGTGAGAATAtccattcttattctcttttttatataagacCAGGAATGAATGAAAAGCATACAGTCTAAATGGATAGAAGAATTTGTTGAGCTTCCATTTAGATTTGAGGAATAAGATGTAATTTGACACTTGTAATCTTTCTCTGTTTGATCCTGTCAAaaatgttttctttatatatataggtaagaacATCCCAACTTTAGGGGTTTATGATAATATATTAActtagttttttttataataatatcagATTCTTAAGCATTGTATtatctgttttgtctgtttttaccTTTCCATCTTTTTACGCTGTGCTAATATATTTTACCAATCACAATAACAGAACTACAATTTTTTTCAGGTGTCATCTGAATAGGATGTTTAATGATCACTAAACTCCGCAAAGGAAAAACACTTATAAAAGttcaattatttatttcattaaataTAGAAGCAACAAATTTGATTGCCTGACTACACTAAGGAGTCAGCTTACAGTGTGCTCACGGCTGCCTCTATATTACCAACAATATTTGGGTTCCAACATCATCACAAACCTCAAACTCTTCTTGTGCAAGCATTGCTCTCACATatattgaaagagagacagagagatagaaggagagatgcagaaagataaaaaaaggtaaacacaAGTGAGATCAAAGACTAGTTTAAGCCACTATAATGCTACTAACCCCCTTATACCAATCACTTATTGTTCATTATGTTATTTCATATCAGGAGAGTTGAGGTTGGTTGTGAATGAGGCTGAAGACCTTGGCAATTCTCTTTGTTTAAGATCTCTTTTGCAGCCATTGGTAACTGAACAGTCTCTGGAAGTGACATCTTGGATGCAAAATCAAATCACTAAAAACATTATGCTTAAAAACATTACAATAAATTATTGTACCTAATTTTAGAGTTTCATCACTATACGATTCATGATTATTTATACTGGCATTTCTTTCCAGTGTAAGGGATCCACCAAAGAGTCAACACAGCAAATAAAACCATTCGATTTCATttgtaataagaaaatatattaaattaTTCTAATATTAAACATCTATAGATACTTGGATCATAGCTGCAATGGCTTGGGTTGTCTCTTCACTGGAATCTGATTAGTATAAACAATCACTAGGAATAACTTACAGCCAACTAGTTCTCTTCCCATTGGTAACAAGTCTGACTTATGAAAAaggtaatataaataaaaagtaatataaataattatgcaaAAAATGAGACTTTGGGGGAAAATGCCATTTATAATGAGCACTCTGTAAGCTGCCTCAGCCTGTTGCCAGTATTGGCAAACACAGACCTGCACACTCACACCTTCACAACATACACCAGCTCTAGTACCGAAAACTGTACAAACAAAAAGGTTCATCTGCAAAAGTGTATTTACAAAACATGTACTCTTATTAAAAGATTTTTCCCATATATTATTTCTAAGAATTATCCATTCTTATTAAAGGTATAAACGGTACATTGTCATATGGCAGCACAGGACAAGAAGGAGACATGTGCCTCTGAGATACAAATCTTCTGTATAAACCTTAAAATCTAAAAGTGATGTGTTTGTCACATGACATTCTGAATAACTTTTTGCACTTACGAGATCAGTGCAGTGAAAACTGTTAGTAGGATCTTTCTAGGAACTGTTTCCTTGTTACTGTCGGTAATACTAAAAGTGGTCGTTCATACAATACTGTTAACGTAGTGAACGAGTCTGATAGCCCATCCTTGCAGGTACTCATATAAGTACTCCCTAACACAGAGCAGAACACAGTCATGTGACTTCACATGAGGGAGCCGAGGATCACACTCCCAGCCATCAACCATACTGCACCTACATGTTGCTTCCCATTCCCTACTCGGGGCATTCTTGGGAAACCACCCTACACTGTCTTGTGCTTGGTCACACTCTTGAGAACACCATAAAACTAGAATTCTCCAAATAAGTAGACTCAATGTTCTGCGACTAGTAAGAAAACTTTATATACGGTGGTGAAAAATAGCAGTGGAAGGGAAGTTGTACCGCAAATAATTGCACAACTTATCAGTCACACAGCCGTTAAGTATCTCTGTTGATTGTGGTGTCTTAGGATTTCCTTTTCTAATCCTAGTACATACCCATAAGTCTAATAAAGAAAGCCTTTGGTAAAATGTCTGAAGAAAGTTTTATATAATCTTTACAAGAAATTATACATAAATTGCTCAGAAACTGGTACATTTCCCATCACAGGTAAACTGGTTGCACAACCACAGGAAAAAAACAACTGTTGCTTTCCTTTAGCAAAATAAATGCTCTGGCTAGATTGTCACTTCATAAACAACACACTTCTTGCAGACATTGGTAACATTCATGAGCTGATCATATGAAAAGCCATGATGTGGGCGGCTGCTAGACGTGGTGATGCGAGTGGTGGCAGCCCCCCACGGCTGCTGACCACAGCAGAGACATAGGACGGCATGTGGTTCACTACAAGCAGCATCACAGATGACTTGCTCTAAGAACCAACCATCTGTTTATTGCTATCTGTTGATTGTAGAGTTCAAGAGGAAGGGGACGTATAACATTTTTGTTTCTAACAGCTTAGCTGCAGCGGCTTGAATCTgcaaataataaaagttata encodes the following:
- the LOC113801135 gene encoding ionotropic receptor 21a, translating into MPEILTDRIKRNDNVSDIHSSLRRDSVDMGIASGILLGTILLLRLLLIHANLPSLATKITNPGTSLHLQTLQELLRGPLHGWKTVLYFDPSLGVEVLDRLFRLQAFRTNDHVLVNLEHDGDQWSQNQTSAVLRGGHMVHVVVFQEDFRPFFDSVSLQWNPKYLVVFPFTKTNIKKVLQYEGFKGPEKIVLLGSSERTNELKARHINVYTYFPFARENPIRLLGPWNTETFLSFESIFVDRFPSFEGYNFWLGTWFDDYPYLHQSKTGPEGEGDGVEVEMLDAMARRLNYTYHLTTEPPDLNWGDFENGSWTGMLGMVHSKDKNFTVNYFGYTNERIEAFDHSVSYWNEGFGLALLRPPSLPKWRSVYYPFTLEVWASVTATFVLTVIVMLIQDMLQPEPFLGGVGSTWPYLLRAMFNNSIPRLPKAHWQRLFVGSWWLYCFILTTAYTANLIAFLTIPVFPGRIQTVQQLAESDYRVSMYDYGEFVPGALRTSKDPHYRTLGERLDLHSTDDESMYPVLNGTHAYIESYSYSVVYIFDRYKVKNAYMLREQLYPGHLCWYFQKNTAWKYKFDEAIQHLVESGLIEYWLKIKTEDFLGTDFERKEKLSSEERSNTAISLEHVQGVFFLLLIGWAASFLTFLAEFLTKSAKRQ